A window of the Streptomyces luomodiensis genome harbors these coding sequences:
- the sucB gene encoding 2-oxoglutarate dehydrogenase, E2 component, dihydrolipoamide succinyltransferase — MAVSVTLPALGESVTEGTVTRWLKAEGERVEADEPLLEVSTDKVDTEIPAPSAGVLTSIKVAEDETVEVGAELAVIDDGGAAPAEAPAPAAEPAPAAQPEPAPAPAAEAPAPAAPAPAAAAPAGGAEGTDVVLPALGESVTEGTVTRWLKEVGDSVEADEPLLEVSTDKVDTEIPAPAAGTLLEILVAEDETAEVGAKLAVIGAAGAAPAAAPAPAAPAPEPAKEAPAPQAPSAPAPQAATPEPVAPEPAPAAPAPAPAPAPAPAATIPAPAAPEAEGAYVTPLVRKLAAENGVDLATVKGTGVGGRIRKQDVIAAAEAAKAAAQAQAPAPAAAAAPKAAPQAVSPLRGQTVKMPRMRKVIGDNMMKALHGQAQLTSVVEVDVTKVMRLRAQAKEAFAQREGVKLSPMPFFVKAAVQALKAHPAINARINEDDNTITYFDVENVGIAVDAEKGLMTPVIKGAGDLNIAGIAKKTAELAGKVRSSKITPDDMSGATFTISNTGSRGALFDTIIVPPNQVAILGIGATVKRPVVINHPDLGETIAVRDMTYVALSYDHRLVDGADAARYLTAVKEILEAGEFEVELGL, encoded by the coding sequence ATGGCGGTTTCCGTAACCCTGCCGGCGCTCGGCGAGAGCGTGACCGAGGGCACCGTCACCCGCTGGCTCAAGGCCGAAGGTGAGCGCGTCGAGGCCGACGAGCCCCTGCTCGAGGTCTCGACCGACAAGGTCGACACCGAGATCCCGGCCCCCTCGGCCGGTGTGCTGACCTCCATCAAGGTGGCCGAGGACGAGACGGTCGAGGTCGGCGCCGAGCTCGCCGTCATCGACGACGGCGGCGCGGCCCCGGCCGAGGCCCCCGCCCCGGCGGCCGAGCCCGCTCCGGCGGCCCAGCCCGAGCCCGCCCCGGCGCCCGCCGCCGAGGCCCCCGCGCCTGCCGCCCCCGCCCCTGCCGCCGCCGCTCCGGCCGGTGGCGCCGAGGGCACCGATGTGGTCCTGCCCGCGCTGGGCGAGTCGGTGACCGAGGGCACCGTGACCCGCTGGCTCAAGGAGGTCGGCGACTCCGTCGAGGCCGATGAGCCGCTGCTCGAGGTCTCCACCGACAAGGTCGACACCGAGATCCCGGCCCCGGCCGCGGGCACCCTGCTGGAGATCCTGGTCGCCGAGGACGAGACCGCCGAGGTCGGCGCCAAGCTCGCCGTGATCGGCGCCGCCGGCGCCGCTCCGGCCGCCGCGCCCGCCCCGGCCGCCCCGGCTCCCGAGCCGGCCAAGGAGGCCCCGGCCCCGCAGGCCCCGAGCGCCCCGGCGCCGCAGGCCGCCACCCCGGAGCCGGTCGCCCCCGAGCCGGCCCCGGCCGCCCCGGCGCCCGCCCCGGCTCCGGCTCCGGCTCCGGCCGCGACCATCCCCGCTCCCGCGGCCCCCGAGGCCGAGGGCGCCTACGTGACCCCGCTGGTGCGCAAGCTCGCCGCCGAGAACGGCGTGGACCTGGCCACCGTCAAGGGCACCGGCGTCGGCGGCCGCATCCGCAAGCAGGACGTCATCGCCGCCGCCGAGGCCGCCAAGGCCGCGGCCCAGGCCCAGGCCCCGGCCCCGGCCGCCGCCGCCGCGCCGAAGGCCGCCCCGCAGGCGGTGTCCCCGCTGCGTGGCCAGACCGTCAAGATGCCGCGGATGCGCAAGGTCATCGGCGACAACATGATGAAGGCCCTGCACGGCCAGGCGCAGCTGACCAGCGTGGTCGAGGTGGACGTCACCAAGGTCATGCGGCTGCGCGCCCAGGCCAAGGAGGCGTTCGCGCAGCGCGAGGGCGTCAAGCTCTCGCCGATGCCGTTCTTCGTGAAGGCCGCCGTCCAGGCGCTGAAGGCCCACCCGGCCATCAACGCCCGGATCAACGAGGACGACAACACCATCACGTACTTCGACGTGGAGAACGTCGGGATCGCGGTGGACGCCGAGAAGGGCCTGATGACCCCGGTCATCAAGGGCGCGGGCGACCTCAACATCGCGGGCATCGCCAAGAAGACGGCGGAGCTGGCGGGCAAGGTCCGCTCCAGCAAGATCACCCCGGACGACATGTCCGGCGCCACCTTCACGATCAGCAACACCGGTTCGCGCGGTGCGCTGTTCGACACGATCATCGTGCCGCCGAACCAGGTCGCCATCCTGGGCATCGGCGCGACCGTCAAGCGTCCGGTGGTCATCAACCACCCGGACCTGGGCGAGACCATCGCGGTGCGCGACATGACGTACGTGGCCCTCTCCTACGACCACCGCCTGGTGGACGGTGCCGACGCGGCCCGCTACCTGACGGCCGTCAAGGAGATCCTGGAGGCCGGGGAGTTCGAGGTCGAGCTCGGTCTCTGA
- a CDS encoding GntR family transcriptional regulator, which yields MAPPVVHSLREQIREHLVEGIVSGRWKPGERIVERRIATELEVSQTPVREALRELESLRLIESAPNKGVRVRNLTAADLEEIYPVRAGLEQIAAELAAPALAEDTSALEPEVRALYAADRASDGEAQVRHTVAFHRELVRASGNSVLLHTWESLGIEIWTTLSIRWLGTVQQSYAEEHQAVVDAFKRRDPRVGELVKEHVLGCAPRA from the coding sequence ATGGCCCCGCCCGTCGTCCACTCGCTGCGCGAGCAGATCCGCGAGCACCTCGTGGAGGGCATCGTCAGCGGCCGCTGGAAGCCGGGCGAGCGGATCGTGGAGCGGAGGATCGCCACGGAACTGGAAGTCAGCCAGACGCCGGTCCGGGAGGCGCTGCGGGAGCTGGAGTCGCTGCGGCTGATCGAGTCGGCCCCCAACAAGGGCGTCCGGGTGCGGAATCTGACCGCGGCCGACCTCGAGGAGATCTATCCGGTACGGGCCGGGCTCGAGCAGATCGCGGCGGAGCTGGCCGCGCCCGCGCTGGCCGAGGACACCTCCGCGCTGGAGCCCGAGGTGCGGGCGCTGTACGCGGCGGACCGGGCGTCGGACGGGGAGGCGCAGGTCAGGCACACCGTGGCGTTCCACCGGGAGCTGGTGCGGGCGTCGGGCAACAGCGTGCTGCTGCACACCTGGGAGTCGCTGGGCATCGAGATCTGGACCACGCTGTCGATCCGCTGGCTGGGCACCGTCCAGCAGTCGTACGCCGAGGAGCACCAGGCGGTGGTGGACGCCTTCAAGCGGCGGGACCCGCGAGTCGGCGAACTGGTCAAGGAGCATGTGCTCGGCTGTGCACCGCGTGCCTAG
- the aceE gene encoding pyruvate dehydrogenase (acetyl-transferring), homodimeric type — protein sequence MTDLARTQPSALDQLPDRDPEETAEWGASLDAVAREAGSHRASYLMRRTLERAESAGLALPPLLETDYVNTIPTAAEPAFPGDEAMEARITAWNRWNAAAMVTRGSRDGLGGHIATFASAAWLYETGFQHFFRGKEADGSGDQLYIQGHASPGIYARAFLDGRLTEAHLDNFRREAGGEGLPSYPHPRRLPWLWEFPTVSMGIGPISAIYQARFNRYLAARGIKDTANSHVWAFLGDGEMDEPESTAALALAGREGLDNLTFVINCNLQRLDGPVRANFKIVQELEAQFRAAGWNVIKSLWGSAWDELFALDTSGALVRRLREVPDGQFQTYATRDAAYIREHFFGADPELARLAQGLTDAKLTECFHTSRAGHEPRKVYAAYRAAVAHKGAPTVVLAQTVKGWTLGPGFESRNANHQMKKLTGKEFRAMRDLLELPIPDSKLDDALVPYVHPGPDSPEVRYLQERRAALGGPAPARKVHPVALPEPSPKPFETLAKGSGNQEIATTMAFVRLVKDLMRDKETGRRWVPIVPDEARTFGMESLFPTAGIYSPLGQTYDPVDRDQLLYYKEAANGQILNEGITEAGSMADFTAAATSYATHGEPMIPFYIFYSMFGWQRTADQMWALADQLGRGFLIGATAGRTTMTGEGLQHADGHSPLIASTNPAALAYDPAFAYEIGVIVREGLRRMYGPRAEDVFYYLTVYNETKVQPPMPQGEGVEEGILKGLYRFKEAEAPAADAPRIQLLASGTAIHWVLEAQKLLADDWGVAADVWSATSWSELRRDALSCDAAQLNGEDRVPFVTRALAGAPGPVLAVSDWMRAVPDQISQWVEQDWYSLGTDGFGLSDTREAARRHFGVDAPAIVVTALSRLARQGVVRATAPKEAAKRYGI from the coding sequence ATGACCGATCTCGCACGCACGCAGCCGAGTGCGCTCGACCAGCTTCCCGACCGTGACCCCGAGGAGACCGCCGAGTGGGGCGCCTCCCTGGACGCCGTCGCGCGGGAGGCCGGGTCGCACCGCGCCTCGTACCTCATGCGCCGCACCCTGGAGCGCGCCGAGAGCGCCGGGCTCGCGCTGCCGCCCCTGCTGGAGACGGACTACGTCAACACCATTCCGACCGCCGCCGAGCCCGCGTTCCCGGGCGACGAGGCGATGGAGGCCCGCATCACCGCCTGGAACCGGTGGAACGCGGCGGCGATGGTCACCCGCGGCAGCCGTGACGGCCTCGGCGGCCACATCGCCACCTTCGCCTCCGCCGCGTGGCTCTACGAGACGGGCTTCCAGCACTTCTTCCGCGGCAAGGAAGCCGACGGCTCCGGCGACCAGCTCTACATCCAGGGCCACGCCTCCCCCGGCATCTACGCCCGCGCCTTCCTCGACGGCCGGCTGACCGAGGCCCACCTGGACAACTTCCGCCGTGAGGCGGGCGGCGAGGGGCTGCCGTCCTATCCGCATCCGCGCCGGCTGCCGTGGCTGTGGGAGTTCCCCACCGTCTCGATGGGCATCGGCCCGATCTCCGCGATCTACCAGGCCCGCTTCAACCGCTATCTGGCGGCGCGCGGCATCAAGGACACCGCGAACTCCCACGTCTGGGCCTTCCTCGGCGACGGCGAGATGGACGAGCCGGAGTCGACCGCCGCGCTCGCCCTGGCCGGGCGTGAGGGCCTGGACAACCTCACCTTCGTCATCAACTGCAACCTCCAGCGCCTCGACGGCCCGGTGCGCGCCAACTTCAAGATCGTGCAGGAGCTGGAGGCCCAGTTCCGCGCGGCCGGCTGGAACGTGATCAAGTCGCTGTGGGGTTCCGCCTGGGACGAGCTGTTCGCGCTGGACACCTCGGGGGCGCTGGTCCGCCGGCTGCGCGAGGTCCCGGACGGTCAGTTCCAGACGTACGCGACCCGCGACGCGGCCTACATCCGCGAGCACTTCTTCGGCGCCGACCCGGAGCTGGCCCGGCTGGCCCAGGGCCTCACCGACGCCAAGCTCACCGAGTGTTTCCACACCTCGCGCGCCGGCCATGAACCGCGCAAGGTGTACGCGGCCTACCGCGCGGCCGTGGCGCACAAGGGCGCCCCGACCGTGGTGCTCGCCCAGACCGTCAAGGGCTGGACGCTGGGCCCCGGCTTCGAGTCGCGCAACGCCAACCACCAGATGAAGAAGCTGACGGGCAAGGAGTTCCGCGCCATGCGGGACCTCCTGGAGCTGCCCATCCCGGACAGCAAGCTGGACGACGCCCTCGTCCCCTACGTCCACCCCGGCCCCGACTCCCCCGAGGTCCGCTACCTCCAGGAGCGCCGCGCGGCCCTCGGCGGCCCCGCCCCGGCCCGCAAGGTCCACCCGGTGGCCCTGCCCGAGCCGTCCCCGAAGCCGTTCGAGACGCTCGCCAAGGGTTCCGGCAACCAGGAGATCGCCACCACCATGGCCTTCGTCCGGCTGGTCAAGGACCTGATGCGGGACAAGGAGACCGGGCGGCGCTGGGTGCCGATCGTGCCCGACGAGGCACGCACCTTCGGCATGGAGTCGCTCTTCCCGACCGCCGGGATCTACTCCCCGCTCGGCCAGACCTACGACCCGGTCGACCGCGATCAGCTCCTGTACTACAAGGAGGCCGCGAACGGTCAGATCCTCAACGAGGGGATCACCGAGGCCGGTTCGATGGCCGACTTCACCGCCGCCGCGACGTCGTACGCGACCCACGGCGAGCCGATGATCCCCTTCTACATCTTCTACTCGATGTTCGGCTGGCAGCGCACCGCCGACCAGATGTGGGCGCTCGCCGACCAGCTCGGCCGCGGCTTCCTCATCGGCGCCACGGCCGGCCGTACGACGATGACCGGCGAGGGCCTCCAGCACGCCGACGGCCACTCCCCGCTGATCGCCTCCACCAACCCGGCGGCGCTCGCCTACGACCCGGCCTTCGCCTACGAGATCGGCGTGATCGTGCGGGAGGGCCTGCGGCGGATGTACGGCCCCCGGGCCGAGGACGTCTTCTACTACCTGACGGTCTACAACGAGACCAAGGTCCAGCCGCCGATGCCGCAGGGCGAAGGCGTCGAGGAAGGCATCCTCAAGGGGCTGTACCGCTTCAAGGAGGCCGAGGCGCCCGCCGCCGACGCCCCCCGCATCCAGCTCCTCGCCTCCGGCACCGCCATCCACTGGGTGCTGGAGGCCCAGAAACTCCTCGCCGACGACTGGGGCGTGGCCGCCGACGTGTGGTCCGCCACCTCCTGGAGCGAGCTGCGCCGTGACGCCCTGTCCTGTGACGCGGCGCAGCTCAATGGCGAAGACCGGGTCCCGTTCGTCACCCGTGCCCTGGCAGGCGCACCGGGCCCGGTCCTCGCCGTCAGCGACTGGATGCGCGCCGTCCCCGACCAGATCAGCCAGTGGGTCGAGCAGGACTGGTACTCGCTGGGCACGGACGGTTTCGGCCTCTCCGACACCCGCGAGGCCGCCCGCCGCCACTTCGGCGTGGACGCCCCGGCCATCGTGGTGACCGCACTGTCCCGGCTGGCCCGTCAGGGCGTGGTACGAGCCACCGCGCCCAAGGAGGCCGCGAAGCGGTACGGCATCTGA
- a CDS encoding SDR family oxidoreductase, with product MGTQGALAGKVALVAGATRGAGRAMAVELGAAGATVYVTGRTTRDRISEVGRATETIEETAELVTAAGGVGIAVPVDHLEPERVRALVERIDRAQGRLDILVNDVWGGEALIEFGKKTWETTLASGLRMLRLGVETHLITAYYALPLLIRQPGGLVVEVTDGTAEFNRTYRLNLFYDLTKNAPIRTAFGLAEELKEFGGTAVSVSPGFLRSEQMLDHFGVTEANWRDAVEKEPHFAIAESPRFVGRAVAALAADPERARWNGKSVFSGDLAKVYGFTDLDGSRPDVSGYFRDVVFGEKEATAADYR from the coding sequence ATGGGCACACAGGGCGCGCTGGCGGGCAAGGTCGCGCTCGTCGCGGGGGCGACGCGCGGCGCGGGCCGGGCGATGGCCGTCGAACTGGGGGCGGCCGGGGCCACCGTCTACGTGACGGGGCGCACCACCCGGGACCGGATCAGCGAGGTGGGGCGGGCCACGGAGACCATCGAGGAGACGGCGGAGCTGGTCACGGCCGCGGGCGGGGTGGGCATCGCGGTCCCGGTCGACCATCTGGAGCCCGAGCGGGTGCGGGCGCTGGTGGAGCGGATCGACCGGGCACAGGGCCGGCTGGACATCCTGGTCAACGACGTATGGGGAGGCGAGGCGCTGATCGAGTTCGGCAAGAAGACCTGGGAGACCACCCTGGCGTCCGGGCTGCGGATGCTCCGGCTCGGCGTCGAGACCCACCTCATCACCGCCTACTACGCGCTGCCGCTGCTGATCCGGCAGCCGGGCGGGCTGGTGGTCGAGGTGACCGACGGCACCGCGGAGTTCAACCGGACCTACCGCCTGAACCTCTTCTACGACCTCACCAAGAACGCCCCGATCCGCACGGCCTTCGGGCTCGCCGAGGAGCTGAAGGAGTTCGGCGGCACGGCGGTGTCCGTCTCCCCGGGCTTTCTCCGCTCCGAACAGATGCTGGACCACTTCGGGGTGACCGAGGCCAACTGGCGGGACGCGGTGGAGAAGGAGCCGCACTTCGCCATCGCCGAGTCGCCGCGCTTCGTCGGACGGGCGGTCGCGGCGCTCGCCGCCGACCCGGAGCGGGCACGGTGGAACGGGAAGTCCGTCTTCAGCGGGGATCTGGCCAAGGTCTACGGCTTCACCGATCTGGACGGCTCCCGGCCGGACGTCTCCGGCTACTTCCGGGACGTCGTCTTCGGGGAGAAGGAGGCCACGGCCGCCGACTACCGGTAG
- a CDS encoding DUF4240 domain-containing protein, with protein MMDETEFWGLVDSAREAAEGDPEDQSDLLVEQLSQLDPDAVLDFARHFEARSNRAYRWDLWGAAWVLLGGVDDDAFESFRYWLIGQGREVFEGALHDPDALAELLEDFDDQVDGDCEDLGFAADEAYERLTGAPLPALEIPPAPGEPIGEPGDFENEAVLAERYPQLWERFRA; from the coding sequence ATGATGGACGAGACGGAGTTCTGGGGGCTGGTCGACAGCGCTCGGGAGGCCGCGGAGGGCGACCCCGAGGACCAGTCCGACCTGCTCGTCGAGCAGCTGTCACAGCTCGACCCCGACGCGGTGCTGGACTTCGCCCGGCACTTCGAGGCCCGCTCCAACCGGGCGTACCGCTGGGATCTGTGGGGCGCCGCGTGGGTGCTGCTCGGCGGGGTCGACGACGACGCCTTCGAGTCATTCCGCTACTGGCTGATCGGCCAGGGGCGGGAGGTCTTCGAGGGCGCGCTGCACGATCCGGACGCGCTCGCCGAACTGCTGGAGGACTTCGACGACCAGGTGGACGGCGACTGCGAGGACCTGGGGTTCGCGGCGGACGAGGCGTATGAGCGGCTGACCGGGGCTCCTCTGCCGGCGCTGGAGATCCCTCCCGCGCCCGGTGAACCGATCGGGGAGCCCGGCGACTTCGAGAACGAGGCGGTACTGGCGGAGCGGTATCCCCAGCTGTGGGAGCGGTTCCGGGCCTGA
- a CDS encoding TIGR01777 family oxidoreductase: MRIAVTGSSGLIGTALVRSLREDGHQVVRLVRRPPRAEDEVGWDPRRQWVDTAGLMGCDAVVHLAGAGVGDRRWTEAYKKEIRDSRVLGTAAIAEAIASLDVPPRVLVSGSAVGFYGDTGERAVDESAPPGHGFLPDLCQEWEEAAAAAQEAGIRTVFARTGLVISAEGGAWGRLFPLFKLGLGGRMGNGRQYWSFIALRDHIAALRHVLDTPELTGPVNLTAPTPVTNREVTAAMGRVLRRPTLFTVPAPALRIALGEMSGDVLGSVRAVPRRLLDSGFSFAHPRVDDAIKAALA, encoded by the coding sequence ATGCGTATCGCGGTCACCGGCTCGTCCGGGCTCATCGGCACGGCTCTCGTCCGCTCGCTGCGCGAGGACGGCCACCAGGTGGTGCGTCTGGTGCGGCGCCCGCCGCGGGCGGAGGACGAGGTGGGGTGGGACCCACGACGGCAGTGGGTGGACACCGCCGGGCTGATGGGCTGTGACGCCGTGGTCCATCTCGCGGGCGCGGGCGTCGGCGACCGCCGCTGGACCGAGGCGTACAAGAAGGAGATCCGGGACAGCCGGGTGCTGGGCACGGCGGCCATCGCCGAGGCGATCGCCTCGCTGGACGTTCCGCCCCGGGTGCTGGTGAGCGGGAGCGCGGTCGGGTTCTACGGTGACACCGGGGAGCGCGCGGTCGATGAGAGTGCGCCCCCCGGCCACGGTTTTCTCCCGGATCTCTGCCAGGAGTGGGAGGAGGCGGCGGCCGCCGCGCAGGAGGCGGGCATCCGTACGGTCTTCGCCCGGACCGGTCTGGTGATCTCCGCCGAGGGCGGGGCGTGGGGCCGGCTCTTCCCGCTGTTCAAGCTGGGGCTCGGCGGGCGGATGGGCAACGGCCGCCAGTACTGGAGCTTCATCGCGCTGCGGGACCACATCGCCGCGCTGCGCCATGTCCTCGACACGCCCGAGCTGACCGGCCCGGTCAACCTCACCGCGCCGACACCGGTCACCAACCGCGAGGTGACGGCGGCCATGGGCCGCGTGCTGCGCCGCCCCACGCTCTTCACCGTCCCCGCCCCCGCCCTCCGGATCGCGCTCGGTGAGATGTCCGGCGATGTCCTCGGCAGCGTCCGGGCCGTCCCCCGCCGCCTCCTGGACTCCGGCTTCTCCTTCGCCCACCCGCGAGTGGACGATGCCATCAAGGCGGCGCTGGCGTAG
- a CDS encoding NAD(P)/FAD-dependent oxidoreductase, translated as MLEHAHRTDVVIVGAGLAGLAAAHRLTAAGVAVTVLEAAPRVGGRMTTDTVDGFRLDRTGHLMNTSFPELRRTPGLGALALRPFAQGVLVHSEGRTQRVDTPRSMRGAFTTARALANAARAPLGSGLDQARLGAALGRLAALPADRLLARPDRPVSETLGGRGLPARTVEGVLRPLLVSLLSDPDLTTSSRCADLALRGYARGRLCLPAGGASTVPELLAAALPPGTVRTGVRAVSASTTAVATAEHGEIGCRAVLVATGAHDAAELLPGLRVPAFHPITVVHHTAGRPPLREPALILAAGGRGPVAHTTVASEVDPSRTPPGRVLITSTVLGTAAALPTAELDRAVRTQLAAVYGTSTADWELLAAHHDPYAVPAMPAPHDPRRPVRLLSGLYVCGDHRDSSTVQGALASGRRAARAVLSDFGAPPGSGMDAGSGTGSGSLPAAAA; from the coding sequence GTGCTCGAGCACGCGCACCGCACGGACGTCGTCATCGTGGGCGCCGGACTCGCGGGGCTGGCCGCGGCTCATCGGCTGACCGCCGCGGGAGTGGCGGTCACGGTCCTGGAGGCCGCGCCCCGCGTGGGCGGACGGATGACGACCGACACCGTCGACGGCTTCCGGCTGGATCGCACCGGCCATTTGATGAACACCTCGTTCCCGGAGCTGCGGCGCACTCCAGGGCTCGGCGCCCTCGCCCTGCGCCCCTTCGCCCAGGGGGTGCTGGTCCACAGCGAGGGCCGTACGCAACGGGTGGACACGCCCCGGAGCATGAGGGGCGCATTCACCACGGCACGCGCCCTCGCGAACGCCGCCCGCGCGCCGCTCGGCAGCGGGCTCGACCAGGCCCGACTCGGTGCCGCGCTCGGCAGGCTCGCCGCCCTGCCCGCGGACCGCCTGCTCGCCCGCCCCGACCGGCCGGTCTCCGAGACCCTGGGGGGGCGGGGCCTACCTGCTCGTACGGTCGAGGGGGTGCTGCGTCCGCTGCTCGTCTCGCTGCTCAGCGACCCGGACCTCACCACCTCCAGCCGCTGCGCCGACCTCGCGCTGCGCGGCTACGCACGCGGCCGCCTCTGCCTCCCGGCGGGCGGCGCGTCCACCGTCCCCGAACTGCTGGCGGCCGCGCTGCCGCCGGGGACGGTCCGTACGGGCGTCCGGGCCGTATCGGCCTCCACCACCGCCGTGGCCACCGCCGAACACGGCGAGATCGGCTGCCGTGCGGTGCTGGTGGCCACCGGAGCGCATGACGCGGCGGAACTCCTGCCCGGACTGCGGGTGCCGGCCTTCCACCCGATCACCGTGGTGCACCACACCGCCGGCCGGCCGCCGCTGCGCGAGCCCGCGCTGATACTCGCCGCGGGCGGCCGGGGCCCGGTCGCGCACACCACGGTGGCCAGCGAGGTCGACCCCTCGCGCACCCCGCCCGGCCGGGTGCTGATCACCTCCACGGTGCTGGGCACCGCCGCCGCGCTGCCGACCGCCGAGCTCGACCGGGCCGTCAGGACCCAACTGGCGGCGGTGTACGGGACGTCGACGGCCGACTGGGAGCTGCTGGCCGCGCACCACGACCCGTACGCGGTCCCGGCCATGCCCGCCCCGCACGATCCGCGCCGCCCGGTGCGGCTGCTGTCGGGGCTGTACGTATGCGGCGACCACCGGGACTCCAGCACGGTGCAGGGCGCCCTGGCCTCCGGCCGGCGGGCCGCCCGCGCGGTGCTCAGCGACTTCGGCGCACCTCCGGGCTCCGGGATGGACGCGGGCTCCGGCACCGGCTCCGGCTCCCTGCCCGCCGCGGCGGCCTGA
- a CDS encoding regulator — translation MTEQPPQRIPNRQLAALIAEAGFSNAGLARRVDQLGLEHGLDLRYDKTSVTRWLRGQQPRGTTPALIAEVFTRRLGRRLTAQDLGLDACAPVYAGLEFAATPQEAVDIVSGLWRKDSGSHAELRKIAFTPAGLVVPSRDWLIGRPDDRVARGEPTAGGPTGGPAPGPGLAPDRSRAPLPRQRRPDRDRRAAGHRVTSGDIAALRSVGELFGALDQTYGGGHARQALVRYLEHEGEPMLRGTYNEATGRRLFGAIADLTRLAGWTSYDIAAHGLAQRYFVQALRLAQAAGDRPYGGYVLVTMSRQAVYLGHGREAVQLARVAQQGVGGGAPPVLQSLLHAVEARGHGILGEVRACTASLARAERALEAARPGDEVPYWARLFDEAQLADEFGHCHRDLQQYRAAAQHAERALRLRGAGFARSRLFCRVVLATARLGLGELEQACQLGAEAAQQASEMRSVRALEYVRDFERRLEPYRDAAAVRGYRERVAALG, via the coding sequence ATGACGGAACAACCCCCGCAGCGCATCCCCAATCGTCAGCTCGCCGCGCTCATCGCCGAGGCGGGCTTCTCCAACGCAGGGCTCGCCCGGCGGGTGGACCAGCTCGGGCTGGAGCACGGTCTGGACCTGCGGTACGACAAGACATCGGTGACGCGGTGGCTGCGCGGACAGCAGCCGCGCGGCACCACCCCGGCGCTGATCGCCGAGGTGTTCACCCGGCGCCTCGGACGCCGGCTGACCGCCCAGGACCTGGGCCTGGACGCGTGTGCGCCGGTCTACGCGGGGCTGGAGTTCGCCGCCACCCCGCAGGAGGCGGTGGACATCGTCAGCGGGCTGTGGCGCAAGGACTCCGGCAGCCATGCGGAGCTGCGGAAGATCGCCTTCACCCCGGCGGGGCTGGTCGTCCCCAGCCGCGACTGGCTGATCGGCCGGCCCGACGACCGGGTGGCGCGCGGTGAGCCGACGGCGGGCGGCCCGACGGGCGGCCCGGCTCCCGGGCCGGGGCTCGCCCCCGACCGGAGCCGGGCGCCGCTGCCCCGCCAGCGCCGGCCCGACCGCGACCGGCGCGCGGCGGGTCACCGGGTGACCTCCGGCGACATCGCGGCCCTGCGCTCGGTCGGCGAGCTGTTCGGCGCGCTGGACCAGACGTACGGCGGCGGGCACGCCCGGCAGGCCCTGGTGCGCTACCTCGAGCACGAGGGCGAGCCCATGCTGCGCGGCACCTACAACGAGGCCACCGGGCGGCGGCTGTTCGGCGCGATCGCCGATCTGACCCGGCTGGCCGGATGGACCTCGTACGACATCGCCGCGCACGGTCTGGCCCAGCGCTACTTCGTCCAGGCGCTGCGGCTGGCCCAGGCGGCCGGCGACCGTCCGTACGGCGGCTATGTGCTGGTGACGATGAGCCGCCAGGCCGTCTATCTGGGCCACGGGCGGGAGGCCGTGCAGCTGGCCCGGGTGGCCCAGCAGGGAGTGGGCGGCGGCGCCCCGCCGGTGCTCCAGTCGCTGCTGCACGCGGTCGAGGCGCGCGGCCACGGCATCCTGGGCGAGGTGCGCGCCTGCACCGCCTCCCTCGCCCGCGCCGAGCGGGCGCTGGAGGCGGCACGGCCGGGGGACGAGGTGCCGTACTGGGCCCGGCTCTTCGACGAGGCACAGCTGGCCGACGAGTTCGGCCACTGCCACCGCGATCTCCAGCAGTACCGCGCCGCCGCCCAGCACGCCGAGCGCGCCCTGCGACTGCGCGGCGCCGGGTTCGCCCGCAGCCGGCTGTTCTGCCGGGTGGTGCTGGCGACGGCGCGACTGGGCCTCGGCGAACTGGAGCAGGCGTGCCAGCTGGGAGCGGAGGCGGCGCAGCAGGCGTCGGAGATGCGCTCGGTGCGGGCGCTGGAGTACGTACGGGACTTCGAACGCCGCCTGGAACCGTACCGGGACGCGGCGGCGGTACGGGGCTACCGGGAGCGGGTGGCGGCGCTGGGGTAG